A single region of the Thermoanaerobacterium aotearoense genome encodes:
- the yjeM gene encoding glutamate/gamma-aminobutyrate family transporter YjeM, with amino-acid sequence MTTKENARKKLSQLSLILMIFTSVFGFTNMPRSFYLMGYGAIPWYILSGITFFIPFAFMMAEYGAAFKEESGGIYTWMEKSVGPLFAFTGTFMWYASYVVWLVNICSTIWIPLSNAIFGSDKTSELHFLGLNSTQTLGMLGIILIIVITFVASKGLSGVSKVASVGGTAVLLLNVVLLVGSLIVFIATGGKFKEPITGISSFVASPNPSYATPLSVLSFVVFAIFAYGGTEVVGGVVDQTENAERTFPRGMMIAASIIAVGYSLGIFLIGIFTNWKDVLSSDKINLANVAYVIMNNLGYQLGMSLGMGQAASVSLGNWVARIVGISMFLALTGAFFTLAYAPLKQLVEGTPKELWPSNIGYVEDGIPKVAIWVQCGIVVAMIFLVSFGGDIAKVFFTRLVLMANVAMTLPYMFLIIAYPYFKGKSSIKKGYQVFKGKGMVMTVTILSAATVGFANFFTIIEPMTSGDYTSTIWMIIGPVFFSATALLLYRRYANKYLRALRDDE; translated from the coding sequence ATGACAACAAAAGAAAATGCTAGAAAGAAATTATCCCAATTATCATTGATTTTAATGATATTTACATCTGTTTTTGGCTTTACAAACATGCCAAGATCATTTTACCTTATGGGATACGGCGCTATTCCGTGGTATATTTTATCAGGCATTACATTTTTCATCCCATTTGCATTTATGATGGCTGAGTATGGCGCTGCTTTCAAAGAAGAAAGCGGTGGTATTTATACATGGATGGAGAAATCCGTAGGACCCCTTTTTGCGTTTACAGGCACTTTTATGTGGTACGCATCGTATGTTGTATGGCTTGTAAACATATGCTCTACAATTTGGATTCCGCTTTCAAATGCCATATTTGGAAGCGACAAGACATCTGAGCTTCACTTTTTAGGGCTTAATTCTACACAGACGCTGGGAATGTTGGGAATAATCCTTATCATCGTTATAACTTTTGTAGCCAGCAAAGGATTAAGCGGCGTTTCAAAAGTCGCGTCTGTAGGTGGGACGGCTGTGCTTTTGCTAAACGTTGTTCTTTTAGTTGGCTCTTTGATAGTGTTTATTGCTACAGGTGGAAAATTTAAAGAGCCGATTACAGGAATCAGTTCGTTTGTGGCATCGCCAAATCCTTCTTATGCAACACCGCTATCTGTCTTGTCGTTTGTGGTATTCGCGATTTTTGCTTACGGCGGTACAGAAGTTGTGGGTGGTGTCGTGGATCAGACGGAAAATGCCGAAAGGACATTCCCGAGAGGCATGATGATAGCGGCTTCAATAATAGCTGTAGGCTATTCATTGGGCATTTTCTTAATAGGTATTTTTACAAATTGGAAAGACGTTTTGTCTTCTGACAAGATAAACTTAGCAAATGTGGCGTACGTTATAATGAACAATCTCGGCTATCAGTTGGGTATGAGTTTAGGCATGGGGCAAGCAGCATCTGTATCATTGGGAAATTGGGTTGCCAGAATCGTAGGCATATCCATGTTTTTAGCGCTTACAGGAGCGTTTTTCACACTTGCCTATGCGCCGCTTAAACAGCTTGTAGAAGGTACTCCAAAAGAGCTATGGCCTTCCAACATAGGTTATGTTGAAGATGGGATACCAAAGGTGGCTATATGGGTTCAGTGCGGCATCGTGGTCGCTATGATATTTTTGGTGTCATTTGGTGGAGATATTGCGAAAGTATTCTTCACAAGGCTTGTTTTGATGGCTAATGTTGCCATGACGCTGCCTTATATGTTCTTGATCATCGCATATCCTTATTTTAAAGGCAAAAGCAGCATAAAGAAAGGTTATCAAGTGTTTAAGGGCAAAGGAATGGTGATGACTGTCACTATTTTAAGTGCAGCGACGGTAGGTTTTGCAAATTTCTTTACCATTATAGAGCCTATGACATCAGGTGACTATACGTCTACTATATGGATGATAATTGGGCCTGTATTTTTCTCAGCAACAGCTCTCCTTCTTTACAGAAGGTATGCAAATAAATATTTAAGGGCTTTAAGGGATGACGAATGA
- the pepV gene encoding dipeptidase PepV yields the protein MVLDQYVDALKDDLVKSTQEIIKIKSTEGDMKPGMPYGEGVAKALELALDIAKSLGFKTKNVDGYVGYAEYGEGDEMVGVLGHLDVVPEGDGWEYPPYGGEIHDGKIYGRGATDDKGPIMAALYALKAIKDSGLKLNKRVRILFGTNEETGSKEIEHYLKHDESPSIGFTPDANYPVIYAEKGITMFEVVKDFEKKSQNIVIKYIKGGNRPNMVPDYCECGIYVKDEDKRKAFKDEVKRFKDVSGFDLDSQVENDMLVVKSRGVSAHGSLPHLGKNAIMQLLMFLNVIYQDEDDVKEFIDFFAKNVGLETDGKTFGVYLKDDTGELSFNVGTINFDEEKGSIGLNIRYPVTYKYEDLMNPFNAKISKHGMRVENMMHQPPLYFPKDHFLIKTLMKVYEDVTGRKDEPLSIGGGTYAKEMKNMVAFGPIFPGKPDLDHQANEYIEIDDLVLNAKIYARAIYELAK from the coding sequence ATGGTATTAGATCAGTATGTAGATGCTTTAAAAGACGACTTAGTCAAGTCGACGCAAGAAATCATCAAGATAAAAAGCACTGAGGGGGACATGAAGCCGGGGATGCCTTATGGCGAAGGAGTCGCAAAGGCATTGGAATTAGCTTTAGACATAGCTAAAAGTTTGGGCTTCAAGACAAAAAATGTAGACGGATATGTAGGGTATGCAGAATACGGGGAAGGCGATGAGATGGTAGGCGTCTTAGGGCATCTGGATGTAGTGCCTGAAGGGGACGGCTGGGAGTATCCACCTTATGGCGGCGAAATCCATGATGGTAAAATATACGGCAGGGGGGCAACAGACGATAAAGGACCTATAATGGCTGCTCTTTACGCATTAAAGGCCATTAAAGATTCTGGACTTAAATTAAACAAGAGAGTAAGGATACTTTTTGGCACAAATGAGGAGACAGGCTCTAAAGAGATAGAGCATTACCTTAAACATGATGAATCACCATCAATCGGCTTTACGCCAGATGCCAATTATCCAGTCATATACGCAGAAAAAGGCATCACCATGTTTGAAGTTGTAAAAGATTTTGAAAAAAAATCTCAGAATATTGTCATAAAGTATATAAAAGGCGGCAATAGGCCTAACATGGTTCCAGACTACTGTGAATGCGGCATTTATGTAAAAGATGAAGACAAAAGAAAAGCTTTTAAGGATGAGGTTAAGAGATTTAAGGATGTTTCAGGTTTTGATTTAGACAGCCAAGTCGAAAACGACATGCTTGTAGTAAAATCTCGTGGCGTATCAGCACATGGGAGCCTTCCACACCTTGGAAAGAATGCGATAATGCAGCTTTTGATGTTTTTAAATGTCATCTACCAAGATGAAGACGATGTAAAAGAATTTATAGACTTTTTTGCTAAAAACGTCGGGCTTGAGACAGATGGTAAGACATTTGGAGTTTACTTAAAAGATGACACAGGTGAGCTTTCGTTTAACGTAGGCACTATAAATTTTGACGAGGAGAAAGGTTCAATAGGTTTAAACATCAGGTATCCTGTGACTTATAAGTACGAGGATTTGATGAATCCATTTAATGCGAAAATAAGTAAACACGGAATGAGAGTAGAAAACATGATGCATCAGCCGCCGCTTTATTTCCCTAAAGATCATTTCCTAATAAAGACCCTTATGAAAGTATATGAAGATGTGACGGGAAGGAAAGATGAACCGTTGTCGATTGGCGGTGGAACGTACGCCAAAGAGATGAAAAACATGGTGGCATTTGGACCGATTTTCCCGGGCAAACCAGATCTTGACCATCAGGCAAATGAGTACATTGAGATAGACGATCTCGTCTTAAACGCCAAGATATATGCTCGTGCCATATACGAGCTGGCAAAATAG
- a CDS encoding DUF1659 domain-containing protein, producing the protein MAVISTPQGSRISISYITGKDERGVDVIRSRTYNNIKSSALDQDVMDVAAVLSGLQTYPVKSVTRINQVDLAQE; encoded by the coding sequence ATGGCAGTTATATCAACCCCGCAAGGATCAAGGATTTCCATATCCTACATCACTGGAAAGGACGAAAGAGGCGTCGATGTCATAAGAAGTAGAACTTACAATAACATTAAAAGTTCTGCACTTGATCAGGATGTGATGGATGTGGCGGCAGTTTTAAGCGGGCTTCAAACATATCCTGTGAAGTCTGTGACCCGCATAAACCAAGTAGATCTGGCACAAGAGTGA
- a CDS encoding DUF2922 domain-containing protein encodes MAVQLQMNFKNKLGSNFRINVDNALETLTDSQVKAAMDTIISKNIFDTNGGELVEAVSASLVSTTEKEFLVK; translated from the coding sequence GTGGCGGTACAGCTTCAGATGAACTTTAAAAATAAGCTTGGCAGCAACTTCAGAATAAATGTGGATAATGCACTTGAAACGCTTACTGATAGCCAAGTTAAAGCGGCGATGGATACTATAATATCAAAAAACATATTTGACACAAATGGCGGTGAGCTGGTAGAAGCAGTTAGCGCCAGCCTTGTATCCACAACCGAAAAAGAATTTTTAGTCAAATAA